Below is a window of Culturomica massiliensis DNA.
ATCCTGTTGCAGGATGCCTATGAAACTGAGGCAGCCATCACAGATTTCCGCAGGATGCGTTACGGCAGCGAACCGCTGGACTGGACAAGGTTCAATGACGAACATTCGCGCTGTTTCCGTTTTCTGGAACAGAGCGTAAAACAAAGTACTGCCAGACATCTCATTGTCGCCACTCATCATGTACCGTCATTCGAACTGATGGCGCCGGAGTTCAAGGGCAGTCCGCTCAATGGGGCATTTACCGTGGAGCTTGGCGGTTTCATTGCAGACAGCCCGATTGAATACTGGATATATGGCCACTCGCACCGCAATATCAATAAGGTCATCGGAAACACCCGGTGCATATGCAACCAGTTGGGCTATGTGTTCAGTAACGAGCATACGTCATTCGATAAGGAAGCGCATATTTCGATTTAAGTCTGCCATACATAAATCCCGTCTGTCAGCCAAGGTCAATATCCGGCAAACAGACGGGTTATTATGTAACAAATTTATGGTTGACTATTGAAGTCGTGGCTTCACCAACTTCCCGTCGATACCGCATGTTTCCAGAACCGCGGTATTTTCTTTGTTGAAGGCGATCAGGCATGACGGCGCTCCGGCCGTACCACCCTGTTCCCCCGTAACATGGTAAAAACTGAGCCGTCCCTTGATAAAGAGTATTGAATCGGCGTTTGGGAATATCAGTTCGTGGAACAGGCGCGTGTCCGTGCGGGCAAAAGTGAGCGCGACGGCATTCCTGTGTTCGACACACCTGCGGATAAACCGGACAATCAGTGCAGTGTCATAGGGAGGATTGCAGAACACACGTCCGAACCAGGGTTGTTGCAGGCCGTCATCCTCAATGGTATAGTGATGTCGCGCCGTATCCCATGGGCGGTTTACGGGCGAACACGGATCCAAATCGAACGGCCCCAGCCTCCGAAGCAGGCAGGGAGGCGTGAGCCATTCGTTCTTTCCGGTAGAAGATTTCCCCTCGAAAGTTACATCCATGACAGCTTAGATTGTATCACCCGAGCCGATTTGGATATCGAACGGGTTGAGATCGAATTCATGGGTGATATTGGTATCATCCTGCTGTGACTCGAGACAATCCTCCGTGAAGATGCAACCTTTGAGCGTTACGGTCGTCGTTGTCCAGTCCTCGCCGGCCATCGGGTTGGCAAAGCTGATAATCAGGTCGAACTCGCCGATTTCGAGCAGCGAGCCGTACACCGAACGCAACAGCTGTTGCGTGGCATAGTCCATCGTGATGCTCGCCGTATAGGTAATGTTCCCGAACCCCCTCGACACCGGCCGTCCTCCCATGCCGTAGTTACTTTCGACCTTGCGCTTCTTCGACCATTTGATGGCCGACACGCCTTCAAGGGTCGTGGAACCTTCATCGATTCCCAGGGCGGTCGATGACAGGGTTATCATCGACCACGAGTATGCTACATTGTTGATTATTGCCATATGCTATGTCTTATTTGCGGTTAATGACAGTCCTTCCTCTACATAAATCTTCACGGCCACGCCCACCGGGACAAGGACATAGGAGATGCGCAGCGTGTCGTCCACCAACACGTTCTGGTTCGGGTCGATAGTGACGGCGTATCCTGAAATTTCCTGCGCCGCCTGCATCTTGGCCAGTATATCCCCGATGAGTGTCTTGAAAGCTGTAATCTTCGACGGGGCGAGGAACCCGGTTGAAGGATTGACCATCAGCGGTGAGTTCACATACGGCAGCAGGGCTGCACGCACGGCACGGCGGCTCTTGTTGATGGTGCGGTTCCGGGCAATGGTACGGAAATCCCCATGTGAGCATGTCTGGTCTTTCGAGATGTAGATCCCGTTCTCGCGGCCGGCATACTTGATGGGAAAAATATACCCCTTATCGTCGAGTTCGTCCAGCAGTGACGGGGAGAGTGACTCGTACCGGTTCAGGCTGAGGAAGTTCTCCTCTGCCTCGTCGAGGTTGATGTCCCCGAACCCCAACTCTATTTCCTGGAAATCGTCCGCGAAGAGATTGAACTGCTTGACCCATGCGATGGATTCGTGCACGTTGGCCTTTGCTATGGCTCCCATAACCGCTCCCAAAAATCCCACGGGCGTATGGTTCCTGTTGCACATCTGCATCGTGGAGATCTTTTCGTGATGCGCCTGGCCGAATATACAGCTGATACGGCTTGATTCACAGATGCATGAAGGTATTTTATTCAGGTCAATCTGACGCCCCTCAGTCGTATCCGCCCCCGTATTGGAAGGATTGGCGGAAAGGATGAGCGAGAGCGGCTGGTTCTGCTCCGCAAGCCCCACGGCCACGTCGTTGAGCCCCTTTACCAGATTGAGGTTGTATTGTTCCGATGCGCCGTTCGCTTTCCACAGCGGCTGTTCCGTCCATATGCCTATCTGGTTGATCATACCCCCGGCAGCACGCTGCATGATTTCCAGCGCATCCCAGTTCGCCGAACAGTCCGCGAACATCACGTAGAGTTTTCCTGAACCGCCCGGATTGCCGGACATGCGGAAAAATTCACGGATATGGTATGCCGGGATGCCGTGCAGGAAATTGACATTCATCTCCTCCTCGTCGGTTGCCTCCACACGTTCGATGATACCGAAGTCGTTCACGGCGGACTTGAACGAGGTGATGTAGCAGACATCGCCAGGCTTGAGCCTGGTCTCATTGGTTTTACCATACCCCTCCGTGAAAAGCGTCGGCTGGAGGGACACGTCGAACAGCAGTCCCGTCACCTTCTCGCCCGACGAGCCGGTATCGTAAGGAATATTGCCGTCCACATCCTTGATAAATACATTACCGAGTGCCATTATGATTTCTTTTTAAGTTCGTTGTAGAAAGGATTCCTGTAGAGTACGGCCTTGCCCCTGATGGCGGCCGCCGTGTCCGGCGCATAGGTTCCTCCGTGCGTGTCGATGTACAGCGACGGATATGCCGGGAACTTTTTCAACAGGGACAGGATGTGAGGCTCTGTCGTCTCCTCCGACCCTGCATTCCCTTTCCCCGCGGTCTTGGCCGGCAGCCTGTCTTCAGTCTCGCCGCCTGTCCCGAGGTTTTCCGATGCCGTTTCCGGAACGGGCACCGCCTGAGCCTCCGGTGCAGGAATATTATTGTTGTCTGTCTGCGGAGTTTCCTCCGTGTTGATTTTCTTTGCCATAACAGTAGAATGAAAATGGGGAACGGGGCCTTGCCTCCGCTCCCCGGGTGGATATTGAGAATGAAGAAAGGTGTGTTATTCGCTCTTCTTGTAGGCGGTATGGACCACGATCTCCGCCGGGCGGACGATGTTCACGTCCATTTTCATGCGCATCTGGAAAAAGAACAGCTCGGAGTTGGCCTGCAGACGGTCGATTTTCAGGATGTCCGTGTCGTTCGCGTAATCCACCCCCATCCACAGGTTGGAGTCCATGCCGGTGGAGAACTCGCCGAGCACCATCGTGTGTTCGGGGATTCCCACGACCGGGACGATGCGCTTGCCCTTGAAGCGATAGCGGTTGACCTCGGTATTCTCGGAATACTTGACCTGCTTGTCCGAGATATATTGGTCATACGCGTCCCAGGCGTCCCATCCGACCACAAAGGTCAGAGATGTCTTCTTTCGGATCTGCTTCGGACATTTCCTCCACATCGCATAGAGCGCCGCCTCCACCGCGGCCCCGTCCGTCAGCTCGGTCGTTCCCGAAATGATGCACTGCCCTCCGGCAACCACCTCGGCATCGGAGGAGTTCACATTGTCGAGGATCCGTTTGATGACCCCGTCAAAATATTTCTCCTTGTTGGCTCCGATTTTCGTGCAGCCTTCCGGTGCGGTAATCTTGGCCACCGTCTCTCCTCCGCGGGCGGAAGTCCAGATGGCGTTTCCGATATACTCGTTTTTCTTGTCCATAAGGAGACGGAGCATCGTCGCCTGGATTTTCGGGTCGAGCTCGCGGAACACGAGATTGCCTTCCGGCTGCGCGAAACGCCAGTACTTCTCGTAGTCCCTCGGGTTAAACTCGAGATAGACCATAAAATCGGACGGCTCAAGATGGCGTTCGGTGAACTGGTACTCGTTCGTGCCGTCATCGCCCTTGGCTCCGTGGATGGGTTGTGGGGTCGGCACGTTGTCCTGGATAATGTTGCCCAGCTTGATGGCAGGAAGCGTATAGCGGTGCTGGATGCCCGTCTTGATATGAATCAGTCCCTCGCGGACTGTATCATTGCCCTGCACGGTATAGGTCAGCAAGTCCTCAAGTACTTCGCCGCTATACCCGTTTTGAAGAAAGTTTACTGTATCAGCCATTGTCGTTTTAAGTTTTCCGTTGAAGAATGAAACTCGGCCGACTGGCGGATACCTGCTGTTTCCGCGCGAGACACTGCGGTCTCCGGCATGTCAGTTAAAATCGGGCGGACGCCCGCGGATAGTCTGTCAGAGCTTTCGGAACTTGAAATCCGCACCGACCACTTCCGCCACCTTCTCGGCCATCAGCTGTTCGGCGGTCTTTGTCGCTTCCGCCGTGGCCTGGATGTTGGCAGGGTCATCGGCGATTTCCTTCGAGATTTTCTCCCGCGCGGGAATGGAAGCCAGCGTGCTTTCCGCCAACTCGAAGTTGGAACCGGCCATCTCCACCCACTGCGTTTTCGCCTCACGGTCAATCTTGCCTTCTGCAATGGCATTCTCCACCAATGTCTCGATACGGGAAGCCTGCTCGTCCTTCTCTTTCTGCTCGTAGGCGGAAAGGCGTGCCGTCGCTGCGGCCAGGTCTGTCTGCAAGTTCCGGATGGAGGCGTCTTTTCCGGCGATGACGGTCTGCGCGTCGCTCAGTGATTTCTGTATTTCTCTGTATTTGGGTTCCATCGCGGCCAGTTCAGAGATACGTGCCATCACGTCCTTGACCTCACCGTCCTTCATGCCCAGCGAGGCTGCAATCGCCCCGTACTCAAAGCCTTGTGTCTTGTTTTCGTTTGCCATATCGTTTTCCGTTTCTGTAAGAGTAGGTTCAATGCCTTTGAAAGGTTTATTTCCCGCGCTGACACGGCTCATCAGTTCCTGGATGGCGGCCGTATCGGTCAATCCTTCTATCTCGTCATGCACTTTACGGCAAAGCTGCTTCGAGGTATGGATGACATGCTCCGCAGGTATGATGCCGGCCTTGACGGCAGCCTGTGCGTCGAAATAGGTCCCGTCCTTTCCTGCCTGTCCGTCCATGATGGCCCGCACATGCTCCGCTTTCAGGCCGAACCGTTTCCGGTAAATCGTCTCGATCTGTTTGGTAAAAGCCGTTACCATGTCCGACGGTTCCCCTCCGTCATCGTCCGGCAACATCGGGTTATGAATCATCAGTATGGCATAATCACGCATGAGAGAACGCTTGCCCGCCGCCCAGATGATGGAGGCCATCGATGCCGCGACCCCTTCGATGATACATTCCGTATCCACCGTGGCATTGGCGATGGTGGAATAGGTGGACATGCCGTAAAGGACACTGCCGCCCTCCGAGTTGATCAACACACGGATACAGGAGGGACGGATGATATTTTCC
It encodes the following:
- a CDS encoding metallophosphoesterase translates to MRIQYASDLHLEFRENSSFLKHNPLAVAGEVLVLAGDIGYIGDENYSRHPFWDWASGNYSRVIVVPGNHEFYKMFDIDKLYNGWSLKIRENITCHYNAVIPLGNDIELIATTLWSHILLQDAYETEAAITDFRRMRYGSEPLDWTRFNDEHSRCFRFLEQSVKQSTARHLIVATHHVPSFELMAPEFKGSPLNGAFTVELGGFIADSPIEYWIYGHSHRNINKVIGNTRCICNQLGYVFSNEHTSFDKEAHISI
- a CDS encoding DNA N-6-adenine-methyltransferase, whose translation is MDVTFEGKSSTGKNEWLTPPCLLRRLGPFDLDPCSPVNRPWDTARHHYTIEDDGLQQPWFGRVFCNPPYDTALIVRFIRRCVEHRNAVALTFARTDTRLFHELIFPNADSILFIKGRLSFYHVTGEQGGTAGAPSCLIAFNKENTAVLETCGIDGKLVKPRLQ
- a CDS encoding DUF2586 family protein — translated: MALGNVFIKDVDGNIPYDTGSSGEKVTGLLFDVSLQPTLFTEGYGKTNETRLKPGDVCYITSFKSAVNDFGIIERVEATDEEEMNVNFLHGIPAYHIREFFRMSGNPGGSGKLYVMFADCSANWDALEIMQRAAGGMINQIGIWTEQPLWKANGASEQYNLNLVKGLNDVAVGLAEQNQPLSLILSANPSNTGADTTEGRQIDLNKIPSCICESSRISCIFGQAHHEKISTMQMCNRNHTPVGFLGAVMGAIAKANVHESIAWVKQFNLFADDFQEIELGFGDINLDEAEENFLSLNRYESLSPSLLDELDDKGYIFPIKYAGRENGIYISKDQTCSHGDFRTIARNRTINKSRRAVRAALLPYVNSPLMVNPSTGFLAPSKITAFKTLIGDILAKMQAAQEISGYAVTIDPNQNVLVDDTLRISYVLVPVGVAVKIYVEEGLSLTANKT
- a CDS encoding Clp protease ClpP; this encodes MDMNTLQYVVGEAKAGQPAVIRFFGRVTEETTSRFNDEFDFLENIIRPSCIRVLINSEGGSVLYGMSTYSTIANATVDTECIIEGVAASMASIIWAAGKRSLMRDYAILMIHNPMLPDDDGGEPSDMVTAFTKQIETIYRKRFGLKAEHVRAIMDGQAGKDGTYFDAQAAVKAGIIPAEHVIHTSKQLCRKVHDEIEGLTDTAAIQELMSRVSAGNKPFKGIEPTLTETENDMANENKTQGFEYGAIAASLGMKDGEVKDVMARISELAAMEPKYREIQKSLSDAQTVIAGKDASIRNLQTDLAAATARLSAYEQKEKDEQASRIETLVENAIAEGKIDREAKTQWVEMAGSNFELAESTLASIPAREKISKEIADDPANIQATAEATKTAEQLMAEKVAEVVGADFKFRKL